A window of the Rhodoferax sp. GW822-FHT02A01 genome harbors these coding sequences:
- a CDS encoding dienelactone hydrolase family protein has protein sequence MTRLSAKNFQPEVLQLFDRYVHGDISRRGFLDKAARIAGSATAAAGLLAALSPQFAQAQQVSPRDPRLETSYQTIASPQGNGSIKGYLVKPAGVSAKLPAILVVHENRGLNPHIEDIARRLALDGFLVFAPDALTSLGGYPGDEDKARDLFAKLDGGKNLQDFLACANALLTMPQSNGKVGAVGFCYGGGVVNALATRMPELLAAVPFYGAQPPAQDVPKIHATLLIHYAGADDRVNAGWPAYEAALKAAGKPYEAYIYPGVQHGFNNDTTPRFDPEAAALAWQRTVALFKTTLVAKPA, from the coding sequence ATGACACGACTGAGCGCCAAGAATTTTCAGCCCGAGGTTCTGCAACTGTTTGATCGCTATGTGCATGGCGACATCAGCCGCCGCGGCTTTCTGGACAAGGCCGCCAGGATTGCCGGCTCGGCCACTGCAGCCGCCGGACTGCTGGCGGCACTGAGTCCGCAGTTTGCACAGGCGCAGCAGGTATCGCCACGCGATCCCCGCCTGGAGACCAGCTACCAGACCATTGCATCACCCCAGGGAAACGGCAGCATCAAGGGCTATCTGGTCAAGCCCGCCGGTGTCAGCGCCAAGTTGCCGGCCATTCTGGTGGTCCACGAAAACCGCGGACTCAATCCGCATATCGAGGACATTGCACGCAGGCTGGCGCTGGACGGTTTTCTGGTCTTTGCACCCGATGCGCTGACAAGCCTGGGTGGCTACCCGGGCGATGAGGACAAGGCGCGCGACCTGTTTGCCAAGCTCGATGGCGGCAAGAACCTGCAGGACTTCCTGGCCTGTGCCAACGCCCTGTTGACCATGCCCCAGAGCAATGGAAAGGTCGGCGCGGTGGGCTTTTGTTATGGCGGCGGTGTGGTCAATGCCTTGGCCACACGCATGCCCGAACTGCTTGCAGCGGTACCCTTCTATGGAGCGCAACCGCCCGCCCAGGATGTGCCAAAGATCCATGCCACGCTGCTGATCCACTACGCCGGTGCCGATGACCGCGTCAACGCCGGCTGGCCTGCCTACGAGGCCGCACTCAAGGCGGCGGGCAAGCCGTATGAGGCGTACATCTATCCCGGCGTGCAGCATGGTTTCAACAACGACACCACGCCGCGCTTCGACCCCGAGGCGGCGGCGCTGGCATGGCAGCGCACAGTGGCACTGTTCAAGACGACACTGGTTGCCAAGCCCGCGTAG
- a CDS encoding EAL domain-containing protein: MKRIAALYVAYAMAAAVITAPIYIAINFTRTVSLSRSQEQAAQLADRSLQRNELITGQVFETIHALEAQQFRSPCSLEAMDLMRRLVMRESRLQAVGYVSGDRMLCSSLGRHEGGGIDVGKADYTSSNGLVVRSARKLPYDDKSLYRISSSARSGFTAIVHTDNALDVVDEDSTEGAGLIGLANLKPISQSGPWKEAWAKRLGNQYAVTFFDGEYVVGLKRSTRYNYFTYAAIPEVRVQAEGRRLAELLIPIGVLAGLVLGFLVYVVTKQQLGISAQLKNALLRDRELFLVYQPIVDLASGQWQGAEALLRWRRPDGEFVSPDVFIEIAEKNGLIGLITRKVIRTIQKDAALFLNAHPGFFISINASSSDLQQDVLSQQLAHATRSMGIAPSALRIEATERTFIDTQAAQKGIARLREMGHPISIDDFGTGYSSLSYLATLNVDGLKIDKSFVATIGTGAVTAEVVPHIIEMAKSLKLRMVAEGVETQEQADYLRARGVQMAQGWHYSRAISLHDLDRGLQAQKAFLST; this comes from the coding sequence ATGAAGCGAATTGCCGCTCTCTATGTTGCGTATGCCATGGCGGCTGCTGTCATTACGGCCCCGATCTACATCGCCATCAACTTCACCAGGACGGTGTCACTCAGCCGCTCGCAGGAGCAGGCTGCGCAGCTGGCCGACCGGTCACTGCAGCGCAATGAACTGATCACCGGCCAGGTCTTCGAGACCATCCACGCGCTCGAAGCACAACAATTCCGCTCGCCCTGCTCCCTGGAAGCCATGGATCTCATGCGCAGGTTGGTGATGCGGGAAAGTCGCCTGCAGGCCGTGGGCTACGTCAGCGGTGACCGCATGCTGTGCTCATCCCTTGGAAGGCATGAGGGCGGTGGCATCGACGTGGGCAAGGCCGACTACACCAGCTCCAACGGACTGGTGGTGCGCTCGGCCCGCAAGCTGCCATACGACGACAAAAGCCTGTACCGTATCAGCTCTTCGGCCAGGAGCGGGTTCACCGCCATCGTCCACACGGACAACGCCCTGGACGTGGTGGACGAAGACAGTACCGAAGGCGCTGGCCTGATTGGCCTGGCAAACCTCAAGCCCATATCCCAATCGGGTCCGTGGAAGGAGGCCTGGGCCAAGCGACTGGGCAACCAATACGCGGTGACCTTCTTCGATGGCGAGTATGTGGTGGGACTGAAGCGCTCCACCCGCTACAACTACTTCACCTACGCCGCAATCCCGGAGGTCCGGGTCCAGGCCGAAGGTCGGCGCCTGGCCGAGTTGCTGATCCCCATCGGCGTGCTGGCCGGGTTGGTGCTGGGGTTCCTGGTTTACGTGGTGACCAAGCAGCAGCTGGGCATTTCGGCCCAGCTGAAAAATGCACTTCTGCGGGACCGTGAGCTGTTTCTGGTCTATCAGCCCATCGTCGACTTGGCCAGTGGTCAATGGCAAGGAGCCGAAGCGCTCCTGCGCTGGAGAAGACCGGACGGCGAATTTGTCAGCCCGGATGTCTTCATTGAGATTGCCGAAAAGAATGGACTGATCGGACTGATCACCCGCAAGGTGATCCGCACGATCCAGAAGGATGCTGCCCTCTTTCTGAACGCGCATCCCGGATTCTTCATTTCCATCAACGCCTCGTCCTCCGACTTGCAACAGGACGTGTTGTCGCAGCAACTGGCCCACGCAACGCGATCCATGGGCATTGCACCCTCGGCCCTGCGCATTGAAGCCACCGAGCGCACGTTCATCGATACCCAGGCGGCCCAGAAAGGAATTGCCCGGCTGCGTGAGATGGGGCACCCCATTTCCATCGACGACTTCGGTACCGGCTACAGCAGCCTCTCGTATCTGGCAACCCTGAATGTGGACGGGTTGAAAATCGACAAGTCCTTTGTGGCCACCATTGGCACCGGCGCTGTCACGGCCGAAGTAGTGCCGCACATCATCGAGATGGCCAAGTCACTGAAGCTGCGAATGGTGGCCGAAGGCGTTGAAACCCAGGAGCAGGCGGACTACCTGCGCGCACGCGGTGTGCAGATGGCCCAGGGCTGGCACTACTCACGCGCCATTTCGCTGCACGATCTGGACAGGGGACTGCAGGCGCAAAAGGCTTTCCTTTCGACATAG